A window of the Pseudomonas gozinkensis genome harbors these coding sequences:
- the aspT gene encoding aspartate-alanine antiporter codes for MLDFFLNALRADPEIAVFLAIASGVFIGRLHIGSFHLGSVAGALLMGLLIGQIGVEVPAGLKSIFFVLFIYAVGFKSGPEFFGSLNRGTLKLVVLSVVLCATALGSILLMNAIYGFDAGFTAGLGAGALTDTAIMGTATSALNQLPIDSAAKAMLNSHMAIAYAITYLFGTIGLIVFVGSIAPRLLGVDLKASARELELELGIEKDEDAITVSYTRIVVRAHQVAAVGQACGQSIADLERLHDSLSIERVVRGGKVIERDESFVLMEGDIVGVYALREAVGTLSHWIGPEIDHPLSLSFPTREADIVLTSKEFAGKTLHEVRAQLKNTQRLGCFLNTISRQGYELPLLPNTVLRRGDVIRVTGRTSSVEALAQRLGRIRKQGYKSDIAMHTLGMVLGALLGLLSTHIGMIPVELGIGGGVLVVALAIGWYNSRHPEVGALPPAAQWAFSEFGLTAFGAVIGLLAGPAAFEAMKEQGVSLLISGAVVTILPPLVALYFGRYILRLHPMVLFGGLAGAQTEAASMNKIIEQSGSNTPVIGFTVCYAVSNVLLAVCGPIIIFAVGG; via the coding sequence ATGCTCGATTTTTTCCTGAACGCCCTGCGCGCCGATCCCGAAATCGCCGTGTTCCTGGCCATTGCTTCCGGCGTGTTCATTGGCCGCCTGCACATCGGCAGCTTCCACCTGGGCTCTGTGGCAGGCGCATTGTTGATGGGCTTGCTGATCGGGCAGATCGGCGTGGAAGTCCCGGCGGGGTTGAAGTCGATCTTCTTCGTGCTGTTCATTTACGCCGTGGGGTTCAAGAGCGGGCCGGAGTTTTTCGGCAGCCTCAATCGAGGCACTTTGAAGCTGGTGGTGCTTTCCGTGGTGCTGTGCGCCACCGCTTTGGGCTCGATCCTGTTGATGAACGCGATCTACGGCTTCGACGCCGGCTTCACCGCCGGGCTCGGCGCCGGTGCATTGACCGACACCGCGATCATGGGCACCGCCACCAGCGCGCTCAACCAACTGCCGATCGACAGCGCCGCCAAAGCCATGCTCAACAGCCACATGGCCATTGCGTATGCGATCACCTATCTGTTCGGCACCATCGGCCTGATTGTCTTCGTCGGCAGCATTGCGCCACGGTTGCTCGGGGTCGACCTCAAGGCCTCGGCACGGGAGCTGGAACTGGAGCTGGGGATCGAGAAAGACGAAGACGCGATCACCGTTTCCTATACCCGCATTGTCGTGCGCGCCCATCAGGTGGCAGCCGTCGGCCAGGCCTGCGGACAGTCCATCGCCGATCTTGAAAGGTTGCATGACTCGCTCAGCATCGAGCGCGTGGTGAGAGGCGGGAAGGTCATCGAGCGCGATGAGAGCTTCGTGCTCATGGAAGGCGATATCGTCGGCGTGTATGCGTTGCGTGAGGCGGTCGGCACGCTCAGCCACTGGATCGGGCCGGAAATCGATCATCCCCTGTCGTTGTCGTTTCCAACCCGCGAGGCAGACATCGTCCTGACTTCGAAAGAATTCGCCGGCAAGACCCTCCACGAAGTCCGGGCTCAACTGAAAAACACCCAGAGGCTGGGCTGTTTTCTCAACACCATCAGCCGGCAAGGCTACGAACTGCCGCTGCTGCCCAATACCGTCCTGCGCCGAGGCGACGTGATCCGCGTGACGGGGCGCACCTCCAGCGTCGAAGCGTTGGCGCAGCGCCTGGGGCGAATTCGCAAGCAGGGCTATAAAAGCGACATTGCGATGCACACCCTGGGCATGGTTCTGGGGGCACTGTTGGGGCTGCTGTCCACGCACATCGGCATGATTCCGGTGGAGTTGGGTATCGGCGGTGGGGTGCTGGTGGTGGCGCTGGCCATCGGTTGGTACAACTCACGTCACCCGGAAGTCGGCGCGCTGCCACCGGCTGCGCAATGGGCATTTTCCGAATTCGGCCTGACGGCCTTCGGCGCGGTCATCGGTTTGCTGGCGGGGCCCGCCGCGTTTGAGGCGATGAAGGAGCAAGGCGTGTCACTGCTGATCTCCGGCGCAGTGGTGACCATTCTGCCGCCGCTGGTGGCGCTGTATTTCGGTCGCTACATCCTGCGCCTGCACCCGATGGTGCTGTTCGGCGGTCTGGCCGGGGCGCAGACCGAAGCCGCGTCGATGAACAAGATCATCGAGCAGTCCGGCAGCAATACGCCGGTGATTGGCTTCACGGTTTGTTATGCGGTGTCCAACGTGCTGTTGGCTGTTTGTGGCCCCATTATCATCTTTGCGGTCGGGGGTTAG
- a CDS encoding DUF1852 domain-containing protein: MNKDFEFAIKRIRFDEHYHPSENTRITTNFANLARGESRRENLRNTLKMIDNRFNALAHWDNPQGDRYGVELEIISVEMNVDAQRSGHSIPLIEVLKTSVVDRKTNERFEGVVGNNFSSYVRDYDFSVVLLGHNKGQAGFSTPADFGDLHGKLFKCFLNSSAYRENFSKLPVICLSVSSSRTYHRTENQHPVLGVEYQQDEYSLTDEYFSKMGLKVRYFMPPNSVAPLAFYFSGDLLADYTNLELISTISTMDTFQKIYRPEIYNANSAAGKSYQPSLKHEDYSLTRIVYDREERSRLAIEQGKFVEEHFIKPYQAVLEQWSANYAL; encoded by the coding sequence ATGAACAAAGATTTTGAGTTTGCTATCAAGCGCATTCGTTTCGACGAACATTATCACCCCTCTGAAAATACCCGCATTACCACGAATTTCGCCAACCTGGCTCGGGGTGAGAGTCGTCGGGAGAACTTGCGCAACACCTTGAAGATGATCGACAACCGTTTCAACGCTCTGGCCCATTGGGATAATCCTCAAGGCGATCGATATGGCGTTGAACTTGAAATCATTTCCGTTGAAATGAACGTTGATGCGCAACGCAGCGGTCATTCAATTCCCCTGATTGAGGTGCTGAAGACCAGTGTTGTTGATCGAAAAACCAACGAGCGCTTCGAGGGCGTCGTAGGGAATAACTTCTCTTCCTATGTCCGGGATTATGATTTCAGCGTTGTGTTGCTGGGGCATAACAAGGGGCAGGCCGGATTCAGCACGCCAGCCGATTTTGGCGATCTGCACGGGAAACTGTTCAAGTGCTTCCTGAATTCAAGCGCTTACCGAGAGAATTTCAGCAAGCTGCCGGTGATCTGCCTGAGCGTTTCCAGCAGCCGAACCTATCACCGAACTGAAAACCAGCATCCGGTGTTGGGTGTTGAATACCAGCAGGATGAATACTCTTTGACGGATGAGTACTTCAGCAAAATGGGGCTGAAAGTTCGCTACTTCATGCCGCCGAACAGTGTTGCGCCTTTGGCTTTTTATTTTTCCGGCGACTTGCTGGCGGATTACACCAATCTTGAACTGATCAGCACCATCAGCACGATGGATACTTTCCAGAAGATCTACCGGCCCGAGATCTACAATGCGAACTCTGCCGCAGGCAAATCCTATCAGCCAAGCTTGAAGCACGAAGATTATTCACTTACCCGAATTGTTTATGACCGAGAGGAACGTAGCCGGCTGGCTATTGAACAGGGAAAGTTCGTCGAAGAGCACTTCATCAAACCCTACCAGGCTGTTCTTGAACAGTGGTCGGCCAACTACGCTCTTTGA
- a CDS encoding methionine synthase, which yields MKKLLPTSTAGSLPKPSWLAQPETLWSPWKLQDEELVEGKQDALRLSLQEQQRAGIDIVSDGEQTRQHFVTTFIEHLDGVDFEKRETVRIRDRYDASVPTVVGAVARKKPVFVEDAKFLRQQTDQPIKWALPGPMTMIDTLYDSHYKSREKLAWEFATILNQEARELEAAGVDIIQFDEPAFNVFFDEVNEWGVATLERAIEGLKCETAVHICYGYGIKANTDWKKTLGSEWRQYEEAFPKLQKSSIDIVSLECHNSHVPMDLIELIRGKKVMVGAIDVASHTIETPEEVANTLRKALQFVDADKLYPCTNCGMAPLPRQVARGKLSALSAGAEIVRRELSN from the coding sequence ATGAAAAAACTGTTACCCACGTCGACTGCTGGCAGCTTGCCAAAACCTTCCTGGCTTGCGCAGCCTGAAACACTTTGGTCGCCCTGGAAGTTGCAGGATGAGGAACTGGTCGAAGGCAAACAGGATGCTTTGCGGTTATCGCTGCAAGAACAACAACGGGCAGGCATCGATATCGTCAGTGATGGCGAGCAGACCCGCCAGCATTTCGTCACCACCTTTATCGAACACCTCGACGGCGTCGACTTCGAGAAACGTGAAACCGTCAGGATTCGTGATCGCTACGATGCGAGCGTGCCGACGGTCGTGGGTGCGGTTGCTCGCAAGAAACCGGTATTCGTTGAAGATGCCAAGTTCCTGCGTCAGCAAACAGACCAACCCATCAAATGGGCTCTGCCGGGCCCAATGACCATGATCGACACGCTTTACGACAGTCACTATAAAAGCCGCGAAAAACTGGCCTGGGAATTCGCCACGATTCTCAACCAGGAAGCCAGGGAACTGGAGGCCGCCGGTGTCGATATCATCCAGTTTGATGAGCCAGCCTTTAACGTGTTCTTCGATGAAGTGAACGAGTGGGGCGTTGCCACGCTGGAACGGGCCATTGAAGGGCTTAAATGCGAAACGGCCGTGCACATCTGCTATGGCTACGGCATCAAGGCCAATACCGACTGGAAAAAGACGCTGGGCTCAGAGTGGCGCCAATACGAAGAAGCGTTCCCCAAACTGCAAAAGTCCAGCATCGATATCGTCTCGCTGGAATGCCACAACTCTCATGTCCCGATGGATCTGATCGAACTCATTCGCGGGAAGAAAGTGATGGTGGGTGCCATTGATGTGGCGTCCCATACCATCGAGACGCCGGAGGAAGTCGCCAATACCCTGCGCAAGGCACTGCAGTTTGTCGATGCCGACAAGCTCTATCCGTGCACCAACTGCGGAATGGCTCCATTACCTCGCCAAGTAGCGAGAGGCAAGTTGAGTGCCTTGAGTGCAGGCGCAGAAATCGTTCGCAGAGAACTCTCGAACTAA
- a CDS encoding flavin reductase family protein, which translates to MSFPSTAIEPLSFREALGHYASGITVITSHIDGEPVGFTCQSFYSVSMSPPLVSFSVMSSSASYPRIRQAGRFAVNILSGEQVRISNQFARKGTDKWHGVDWQASPLGNPVIAGSLHWLDCEIHAEHAAGDHLIVIGEVKALNLQEAAASQPLLYFKGQYCNIAAHSVV; encoded by the coding sequence ATGTCATTCCCCAGTACTGCTATCGAGCCATTGAGCTTTCGCGAAGCGCTCGGGCACTACGCATCCGGCATCACGGTGATTACATCCCACATCGATGGCGAGCCGGTGGGCTTCACGTGTCAGTCGTTCTACAGCGTATCGATGAGCCCGCCGCTGGTGTCGTTCAGCGTAATGTCCAGCTCGGCCAGCTATCCGAGGATCCGCCAGGCCGGTCGATTCGCGGTCAATATCCTGTCCGGTGAGCAAGTGCGGATTTCCAACCAGTTCGCGCGCAAAGGCACGGACAAGTGGCACGGCGTCGACTGGCAGGCATCGCCGCTGGGGAATCCGGTTATTGCCGGCAGCCTGCACTGGCTGGATTGCGAAATCCACGCCGAACACGCCGCCGGTGATCACCTGATCGTGATTGGTGAAGTGAAAGCGTTAAACCTGCAAGAAGCGGCGGCCAGCCAGCCACTGCTGTATTTCAAAGGGCAGTACTGCAACATCGCTGCGCATAGTGTGGTTTGA
- a CDS encoding OmpP1/FadL family transporter yields the protein MTLSRYARRLSVSVLALGFLSSNAQAGGILIYEAGQEGNGLANAGAAALATDPSVLMSNPAGLTELKGTQISANGQLILGDIRFSRDSNNQFDGNEGGNALQYLPGASLFVSHQIDDRSAVGFGMYGNFGLALDYDDDWAGRYFNQEAAVIGVSFQPTLAHKFTDDLSIGIGPRIMYAYYRNETAINNNLLGLRDSPDGQLEYKDTDVGAGINLGLLYRLSERTQIGLAYTSKIDLEFKDSPSVRKVDNPIINAALRRLDVDSLELDMSVPQTVLLSVAHDLSPQWKLLGSLGWQDWSQFGDIGVEVDANAADVSRTADRKYKDTWHASVGAQYQMTPRLRWSMGLGYDSSAVDDKDRTVDNPMGEAWRLATGVNYQIDEGLDVHAAYTLVWLGDMDVEQTKSRSGETLSGTYRNAALHIIGGGATWRF from the coding sequence ATGACCTTAAGCCGATACGCTCGCCGACTCAGTGTTTCTGTTCTGGCCCTGGGTTTTCTGAGCAGCAATGCTCAGGCCGGCGGCATTCTTATTTATGAAGCAGGTCAGGAAGGTAATGGCCTGGCCAATGCCGGGGCCGCTGCACTGGCTACCGATCCCAGTGTATTGATGAGCAACCCCGCCGGACTCACCGAACTCAAAGGCACGCAAATCAGCGCCAACGGGCAGTTGATTCTGGGTGACATCCGCTTCTCACGCGACAGCAACAACCAGTTTGATGGCAACGAGGGCGGCAATGCCCTGCAGTACCTGCCGGGTGCCAGTTTGTTCGTCAGTCACCAGATCGATGATCGCTCGGCCGTTGGCTTTGGCATGTATGGCAACTTTGGTCTGGCCCTGGATTACGACGACGATTGGGCAGGTCGATATTTCAATCAGGAAGCCGCGGTCATTGGCGTGTCCTTTCAGCCGACACTGGCGCACAAGTTCACCGATGACCTGTCGATCGGCATCGGCCCGCGCATCATGTACGCCTATTACCGGAATGAAACAGCGATCAACAACAACCTGCTCGGGCTGCGCGACAGTCCCGACGGCCAACTCGAATACAAGGACACCGACGTCGGCGCCGGCATCAACCTCGGTCTGCTTTATCGCTTGAGCGAACGTACGCAGATCGGCCTGGCCTACACGAGCAAGATCGACCTGGAGTTCAAGGACAGCCCGAGCGTGCGCAAGGTCGACAACCCGATCATCAATGCCGCGCTACGGCGCCTGGACGTCGACTCGCTGGAACTGGACATGTCGGTGCCGCAAACCGTTTTGCTCAGCGTCGCCCACGACCTGAGCCCGCAATGGAAACTGCTGGGCAGCCTCGGTTGGCAGGACTGGAGCCAGTTCGGCGACATCGGCGTGGAGGTCGACGCCAATGCGGCCGACGTCAGCCGGACCGCCGACCGCAAATACAAGGACACCTGGCACGCTTCGGTGGGCGCGCAATACCAGATGACGCCGCGCCTGCGCTGGAGCATGGGGCTGGGGTATGACAGCTCGGCGGTGGATGACAAGGATAGGACTGTCGACAACCCCATGGGCGAGGCCTGGCGTCTGGCGACAGGCGTCAATTACCAGATCGATGAAGGACTGGATGTCCATGCGGCCTACACCCTGGTCTGGCTCGGCGATATGGACGTCGAACAGACCAAGTCCCGCTCCGGGGAAACCCTGTCCGGCACCTACCGAAACGCTGCGCTGCACATCATCGGTGGCGGCGCGACGTGGCGTTTTTGA
- a CDS encoding DUF6124 family protein, with protein MIKPTPNPPETDPTSPYESPNSKKLHDAAERALDHYLFPAAGIMSSLNEPERMYLANPKFNTECLLANASENLGAASEMLSNFAATLDPSHRKTAIGIAQIVMIAELAVNQALDHVELS; from the coding sequence ATGATCAAACCAACACCCAACCCACCCGAAACCGACCCCACCTCCCCCTACGAATCCCCGAACTCCAAAAAACTCCACGACGCCGCCGAGCGTGCACTGGATCACTACCTCTTCCCCGCCGCCGGGATCATGTCGTCCTTGAACGAGCCCGAGCGGATGTACCTGGCCAATCCGAAGTTCAACACTGAATGTTTGCTGGCCAATGCCAGTGAAAACCTCGGGGCGGCCAGTGAGATGCTCAGCAATTTCGCGGCCACGCTCGATCCGTCGCATCGCAAGACGGCGATCGGTATTGCGCAGATTGTGATGATTGCCGAGCTGGCGGTGAATCAGGCGCTGGATCACGTTGAGCTGAGTTAA
- a CDS encoding DNA polymerase produces the protein MSNPKKAFLFVRDYSEQGDDLLYIWDGSNIEKTSAEKIINEDAELICHDYWLIAPAIYQATKKLPRSITDIEELRISTSGRRTDRELKEKIDISNSLSKFADSTIVKNYLAIFNRKTLVDEEVLSAIGAALIALSEKIEIEAKQQNEWERFVQIERPVTEQLIISTSEGIGINTDQLRLHKKNIDFEYYMALKNFSSKYNMPLEVPTDEAIIKFLEPKGYDFTGVNVDYVLKFVPMQDNFAFDAINLLKISKSRKVLNLIPLSQKRIFPITDIFGSITSRIYYKDPPLQNLAKQHRDILYPDEGKLLSYVDFDQFEAGIMGALSDDTELLELYKIGDLYEAASEEIFKDKTFRKQAKRLFLSYAYGMKKPSLYDAAANYGADRQLAKDFFNRFSDFEKWKTSIHSEYSANGVIGTSMGNHMRRDRTGALSEQEKRSAVSQVVQGTASLIFKKALLRLREDSRFEIKVPMHDAVLFQHDAKFDPAIVASNFASAMTEHFRGKITGKASLGNFFQTEKF, from the coding sequence ATGAGTAACCCCAAAAAAGCTTTTCTTTTTGTGCGTGACTATAGTGAACAAGGTGACGACCTACTGTACATCTGGGATGGCAGCAATATCGAAAAAACGTCGGCAGAAAAGATAATCAATGAAGATGCCGAGCTAATTTGCCATGACTATTGGCTTATTGCGCCAGCGATATATCAAGCAACAAAAAAACTACCAAGATCAATCACCGACATCGAAGAATTACGAATTTCCACATCAGGCAGAAGAACGGACAGAGAATTAAAAGAAAAAATTGACATATCCAACTCCCTAAGCAAATTCGCAGATAGCACCATAGTAAAGAATTATTTAGCAATATTTAATCGAAAAACCTTGGTTGACGAGGAGGTACTTTCCGCCATAGGGGCAGCATTAATAGCGCTATCAGAGAAAATAGAAATCGAGGCTAAACAACAGAATGAATGGGAGCGATTCGTACAGATAGAGCGCCCAGTCACAGAACAGTTAATAATATCAACGTCCGAGGGAATTGGAATAAATACAGACCAGTTACGATTACACAAAAAAAATATCGACTTCGAATACTACATGGCGCTAAAAAATTTCTCCTCGAAATATAACATGCCTTTAGAAGTTCCCACAGATGAAGCCATAATAAAATTCCTAGAGCCCAAAGGGTATGACTTCACCGGGGTAAATGTTGACTACGTTCTAAAATTCGTACCGATGCAAGATAACTTTGCGTTCGACGCAATAAATCTTTTGAAAATCTCAAAATCACGAAAAGTTCTTAACCTAATCCCTCTTAGCCAAAAAAGAATATTCCCCATTACAGACATATTCGGCTCCATAACCTCTCGAATTTACTACAAGGACCCACCACTACAAAACCTCGCAAAGCAACATAGAGATATATTGTACCCAGACGAAGGAAAGTTACTTTCATATGTAGATTTCGATCAATTTGAAGCAGGAATAATGGGCGCTCTATCTGACGACACTGAATTGCTCGAACTTTACAAAATTGGCGACTTGTATGAAGCAGCATCGGAAGAAATTTTTAAAGATAAAACCTTTCGAAAACAAGCAAAACGACTATTTCTTTCATACGCATATGGGATGAAGAAGCCCAGTTTATACGATGCGGCAGCCAACTATGGTGCCGACAGACAATTAGCCAAAGACTTTTTCAACAGATTTTCTGATTTTGAAAAATGGAAGACCTCTATCCATAGTGAATACAGCGCAAACGGAGTTATAGGAACATCTATGGGTAATCATATGAGACGAGATAGAACAGGAGCATTATCGGAGCAAGAAAAAAGATCAGCTGTGAGCCAAGTGGTTCAAGGCACAGCGTCATTAATATTCAAAAAAGCGCTTTTGCGCCTACGCGAAGACTCTCGGTTTGAAATAAAAGTACCTATGCACGACGCAGTGCTTTTCCAGCACGACGCTAAGTTTGATCCTGCTATTGTTGCATCGAATTTTGCATCAGCTATGACAGAGCACTTTCGGGGGAAAATAACCGGAAAAGCATCTTTAGGTAACTTTTTTCAGACTGAAAAATTTTGA
- a CDS encoding RNA-directed DNA polymerase, with protein MSQDQVVTEQEIQTQTTSDGRSETEKILDDINSIIEKIITNHPITKNKKIQKKIYQLFSTCAAHNIIKNKDKQQPTDLLTFDIDIDAVLQHLAQDMRDDWFFDVIQHRDLFENKKYLHDNLQKLILDGNGKYIGAKRTVYDIPKKSIGLRYSLETDFYDRFVYQAICSFLIPFYDPLLSHRVLSHRYNENRTSERYIFKSRIDLWTTFEGVTKTALQNNQALLVTDLINYFENISIEAVRSAFEGGIDKIIASGPKKLLIRNAITTLCELLSRWGYSENHGLPQNRDASSFIANVVLNAVDQKMIELNYDYYRYVDDIRIICDSPRTAKVALSELINQLRTVGMNINSGKTKILTHESSTEDIDESFPSTDDRSLTIDSMWRSRSRRVIARSAKYIHQLICECINQKQSQSRQFRFAVNRLIQLTEANLFDIQTDLSTELKALIINTFEDHAASTDQYCRILWTLKPTSDELSKIAVYLQDHDRSIYSWQNFHLWILLAKAKFKSDSLIEFAKNKLSSDVLQSECSAIFIYLRCTDETVHLQPLIQKFSIDWPFYHKRNFMLAVSDFSRDELAPLLPLLDTKLLWTGIRAKPYFENGIPLIDREPASALSIYEEISPYE; from the coding sequence ATGTCGCAGGATCAAGTAGTTACGGAACAGGAAATCCAAACACAAACCACCTCAGACGGCAGATCAGAAACTGAAAAAATATTAGATGATATAAACTCCATAATTGAAAAAATCATCACAAATCACCCCATTACAAAAAATAAAAAAATACAAAAAAAGATCTACCAACTCTTTTCAACCTGCGCCGCCCACAACATCATTAAAAACAAAGACAAACAGCAACCCACTGACTTACTTACCTTTGATATAGACATAGACGCTGTACTACAACACCTAGCACAAGACATGCGTGACGATTGGTTCTTCGACGTCATTCAACATCGAGACCTTTTCGAAAATAAAAAATACTTACACGATAACTTACAAAAACTAATATTAGACGGCAATGGAAAATACATAGGCGCAAAAAGAACAGTCTACGACATCCCTAAAAAAAGCATAGGATTAAGATATTCCCTCGAAACAGATTTCTACGACAGGTTTGTATACCAAGCAATTTGCTCATTCCTGATTCCGTTTTACGACCCCTTGCTATCCCACAGAGTTCTCAGCCATAGGTATAACGAGAATAGAACTTCCGAAAGGTATATATTCAAAAGTAGAATAGACTTATGGACCACATTTGAAGGCGTAACCAAAACAGCACTTCAAAACAATCAAGCTTTATTAGTCACAGACCTCATCAACTACTTTGAAAATATTTCTATAGAAGCTGTGCGATCCGCATTTGAGGGAGGAATAGATAAAATCATAGCGAGCGGCCCAAAAAAACTACTTATTAGAAACGCAATTACAACACTATGCGAACTATTATCTCGCTGGGGATACAGTGAAAACCATGGTCTCCCTCAAAACCGAGATGCTTCCTCTTTCATCGCAAATGTCGTACTAAACGCCGTCGATCAAAAAATGATCGAACTAAATTATGATTACTACAGATATGTTGATGACATTAGAATAATTTGCGATTCGCCACGAACGGCCAAAGTCGCACTAAGCGAGTTGATAAATCAACTTAGAACTGTCGGCATGAATATAAATTCAGGAAAAACCAAAATTCTGACGCACGAAAGCTCTACAGAAGATATCGATGAAAGCTTTCCCTCAACTGATGATCGCAGCCTAACAATAGACTCTATGTGGCGATCCAGAAGCAGGAGAGTAATTGCAAGATCAGCTAAATACATCCACCAACTCATTTGCGAATGTATAAATCAAAAACAATCACAGTCGCGGCAATTTCGCTTTGCGGTAAATCGCCTAATCCAATTAACCGAAGCAAATTTATTTGACATCCAAACAGATCTAAGCACAGAACTAAAAGCACTAATAATCAACACCTTCGAAGACCATGCTGCCTCTACCGACCAATATTGTCGAATACTATGGACATTAAAGCCAACATCCGACGAGCTATCTAAAATAGCTGTTTATTTGCAAGACCACGACCGTTCAATTTACTCATGGCAAAACTTCCATCTTTGGATTCTACTTGCAAAAGCAAAATTTAAAAGCGACTCCCTTATCGAGTTCGCAAAAAACAAGCTCTCCTCAGATGTGCTTCAATCTGAATGTTCTGCAATATTTATTTACTTACGCTGCACTGACGAAACTGTACATCTGCAACCGCTGATCCAAAAATTTAGTATAGATTGGCCTTTTTATCATAAAAGAAATTTTATGTTAGCTGTAAGCGACTTCTCTAGGGATGAGCTCGCACCACTTCTTCCACTCCTGGATACAAAACTTCTGTGGACAGGCATTCGAGCCAAGCCTTATTTCGAAAACGGAATCCCTTTAATTGATCGGGAGCCAGCAAGCGCTTTAAGCATTTACGAGGAGATAAGCCCCTATGAGTAA
- the phnE gene encoding phosphonate ABC transporter, permease protein PhnE encodes MKRLINPLLILAIVAAVIASFAYLGLDLEELGSPNSLKQMGLYVARFLSPDLSSDYLTAILRGSMETLAMSALGTLLAAVLGLLLALPAAGRFGWFFQSAARLLLNALRAIPELVWAALMVLAAGLGPNAGTLALALHTTGVLGRLFAEALENTPPEPADAIRLQGGNPVLAFCYGTLPNLAPQLLAYCLYRWENNIRMASVLGFVGAGGLGQMLYVSLSLFQEAQAGTVILAMLILVWGVDWLSGWSRGRWVKA; translated from the coding sequence ATGAAACGCCTGATCAATCCGTTGCTGATCCTTGCCATTGTCGCTGCTGTCATCGCGTCGTTTGCCTATCTGGGGCTCGATCTCGAAGAACTCGGCAGCCCCAACAGTCTGAAACAGATGGGCCTGTATGTGGCGCGCTTTCTCAGCCCCGATCTCAGCTCCGACTACTTGACGGCCATCCTGCGCGGGTCGATGGAAACACTCGCCATGTCTGCGCTTGGCACCCTGCTTGCTGCCGTGCTGGGGCTGTTATTGGCACTCCCCGCTGCTGGCCGATTTGGCTGGTTTTTTCAAAGTGCCGCGCGCCTGCTGCTCAATGCACTGCGCGCGATTCCTGAACTGGTGTGGGCTGCGTTGATGGTGCTTGCGGCTGGGCTTGGGCCGAATGCCGGGACACTTGCGCTCGCCCTGCACACCACGGGCGTATTGGGGCGGTTGTTTGCTGAGGCGCTGGAGAACACACCGCCGGAGCCCGCGGATGCAATTCGGTTGCAGGGGGGAAATCCGGTTTTGGCGTTCTGTTACGGCACGCTGCCGAACCTGGCGCCGCAGTTGCTGGCGTACTGTTTGTATCGGTGGGAGAACAATATTCGGATGGCCAGCGTGCTGGGGTTTGTCGGGGCTGGGGGGTTGGGGCAGATGTTGTATGTGAGCTTGAGTTTGTTTCAGGAGGCGCAGGCGGGGACGGTGATTTTGGCTATGCTGATTTTGGTGTGGGGGGTGGATTGGTTGAGTGGTTGGAGTCGGGGGCGGTGGGTTAAGGCTTAG